A region of the Salvia splendens isolate huo1 chromosome 11, SspV2, whole genome shotgun sequence genome:
TTCTTGAATAAAAGATAAGCTTTCAAATTACACCAGCCACGACTAATTCGCCAAGTATTCAGCAAGAAAGGTTAGAAACCACCACTGTAGCTTCATCTCCACAGCTAATTCTCGAAGACAAATTTTATCTTCCTTATAATGAGTAATGTGATGGTTTTCACAGCGGAGGTTTTTCAATTTTGgtaaaacacaattaaaatatatttagtttgattggaAAATTTATATCTAAATGTGTTTTTATCAGATTGTAAACTAGAAATATGTTCCTAAGCATATAATCACATATTATACtgaatatatgcaattaaatacaACTTACCGTAAGAACTCAAGAGTTGAATTCTATCACATTCTTCAATTGatctcaaccacgaatcttctgatttgttttctttaacTCGAATTTAACCTTTGTGTGGACAAAGCTCGTCAAATCCTCAAAAGCTGGAGAAGAATTGAAGGCAGAAATCTCTAGGTTGAATAACCCTAGAAATCGTTATTTTTCAATCTCTCTGTAATCCGTCTTCTCCTCTTATcccttttatattaagttaTTATTTTGGGACAAATTATAGATTAGTGGAGGATTGAGTTGGGCTATAGTTCAGGTTTCgctaattaaatttaaactaatttaatttaagatcaaacttgaaatattattatcatccactatggtggcgttcggttgtcatgactaatattatgagactatccatctaggattaagttgtgggattattttaattggagggggaggctatgactaattatcatgagactatccacctaggattaagttgtagggttcaatcttatgaaccaaacatgatacatatttaatcatgggATTTAATCTTGGCCtcctataaatataatattgactgcccgtccaaaccgaaattacgagtattttgggacttcctctttaattaaatcattccCTTTTTAGTGAATGATCTCGTCCACTAAAAACTTGTCACAACCGCctttactaaggatagtgaagacggggaaaatgtgacgaggggagggactaaggagcggagaagaaaagggggacgcaatgaaagacaacaataaaggacgagattgaatatgaaaacccaattaacttcaaaaggaaatattttggtctatcgagtagttaaacaacggattaatatctcaaggtaaataatgtcataCCGTAGTGTGGGAAAAAATGAAAGACTTTAACAAGAATGATTCgaaacacggcagcggaaaaacaagtatcaaaggagagtcataggatgacgcccatgtatgaagacacgactcATTCTGGAATTCCtgaagctcactcaacatccatcgcaacatcccgctcaacctgcacatagggaaaacacatgcagggctgagtacttgttgtactcaatgggctcatgccgaaaacattttataacattTATGTCATCCAaaccagtgaactcgagttttatatgtagttaagaaatatcatcgagaacacaaaaacattttcatagtctggccagacaaaacaatctccccactttctcatcaatcaatcacatcctcttaccatagtgcgacgaaagtgtggccacactattcgcccacgagaccggccgactagcaaggacggctcacgatccacTATATGTACACagcctactcagacccgaattcgtttatcatagccctatagcctaatggagcgaactcacaaactaggcatcaagcacaatctcaacatagtcTTATAGCCTAActgagcaagctcaaacgaactaggcatcaggcaacaatctcaacatcaaaacaatcatggcatgacataacactttaaaccacccttatagctccacaatcatatttcgaaacataaaagaattttagtaaaagaaagcccaccccgttcgtttaaagccttaaTTCAAATGGCCCAAACATAGAGTCACCTATTGATTTAATGTACTCCGGCCCAAAAACTAGATTAACTCCAATCATCTCCTTCACTAAAACAATAGGCCCATATCTATAAATTAATTCACATGGCCCaaacatttaaataaaaaaaagggccCAAAACTTGAACTCATTCTCACCTTACGTGAAATCCATGGATTTTGAAGTTTTCCAAATtattttccttcttcttctcttccacCTCTCTTTCCGTTTCCCTCTCTTCTAACTTAACATTTAGAGGAACAAATCTCCAAATTTGAGCAGCAACTTTCTTTTCTCCCTCGCTTCTTCTCTCTGGCAAAACTCGGCATTGCCGCTGCCACCGTTCTTCGCCACGCGAGCTGCTGTCCGCCGATGCGAGCTGCTGCATCAAGCACTGTCGTCTCCTCTTCACTCTGTGACTGCCGAAGTCCAGCCGCCGCTGCTCCAGATCGAGACAGCCGCTGTCCGCCGTGCAGCCGTCGTCGCAACCGTGAACTCTCCATCTTTTCCCGTTTCAATTGCACAGCGTCGTCATGCTTCCTCCACCGCCGTCGTGGGCTGCGCAGTCCGCTCGCCGCTGTTGTTGTTGGTTGTGAGGCTGCTTATCGGAGTAGGAGTCGTCGCCGTCCGAATCCATCAGCGCCTCCGTCTCTGTCATCTCCTCTCCTAGCTCTGCACCGCGCCATCCAGTCGCTGTCGTCTCCGGTGTGAGACCGTCGGCGTCGTCTCCACTTCATCACTTCGCAGCTCCTCCGTCTGTCCAATCACGCCGCTGCTGCTCCACCCGAAATCACGCCGCCGCGAGACTCCATCGCTGATCCGAAAAGGAACGCAGAGCAACTCCCTTTCTTCCCCTCTTTTCGAAACTGAATGGAAGATGTGGGGTCGTGGAGTTGTGGGCAGATTTATGTAAATTGAGGAGTTGTATTCTGTTGGGATTTGGCTTATTTGTTCCAATTTCCAAGGCATGGCTAATAACCGATTGTTGAGGAGAGGGTTCGACGGTTTTCACGTCAACACAAGTAGGGCTAGAAATATATTAGTACGTGACTTGGGCTCAAACAAATTGAATTGTTCAGTCagttaataattttatatttattaaattaattgattgaaccaaatttatttgtaaataatcttatttttagTCTTATGTACCAAACATCTTATTAAGATGATACAAGATAACCAAATACCAAAATGGAATTCAATACTAATCTAATTCTATACAAAGTCCATCTCAACTTATTCTATATTGTATCTTAGTATTATTTTGTCTATCAAACCAAACACACACGTAGATTATTATGACTGAAAATTTTCTAGTTCGAATATACCGAAATTATTAAGTTTCTAGTGGCTACCAGTTTTCAGTGGTCAAAACCAGCTGCGGCGAATCACTGCTATTCAGACGGCGGAGCCAATGTCTATCTCAGCTCTCAACTCTTACCTCCCAAAGCCATGCCCGCCGCCGCGCCCCTGTTCCCGACCTCCGCGAGCCACCTCTACCAAACTCTTCTCCCAACCCCCAACCCTCGCTACCCTCTCAGACCCCCACGTTCTCCGCCTAGCAGAGACTCTCGAGGACTCTatcgcctcctcctcctcctcccctcCTCCGCCGCTCCAGAAGCTCAGGGACATCTCCTCCCAATCCCTCCTCACTACGCCCTGGCCTTCTAGAAAAGACGAGCCCTTTAGGTTCACCGACACTTCCTTCATCAGGAATTCCCAAATTCATCCCGTAACCCTAGCGCCTACGCAGAATTTGGACGCGCTAAGCGGTTTCGCCGATTCGATTTCCCCTAATATTGCAATAATCGACGGCTATTTGGTGGAATCGTTGTCGAATTTATCCGAATTGCCCGATGGGGTGTTTGTTGGGAGGCTGTCGGATCTTAATTCGAAGGGGTTGATGGAGAAGGTGTCGAAATACGTCTCCAATTTTCAAGGGGACTTGTTTTGGTCTCTCAATGGTGTGGGTGCTCCTGATGTGGTTCTTGTGTATGTGCCTGAGGGCTGCAAGGTTGAGAAACCGTTGCATTTGAGATTCTTTTCGATGAATAGGAGCTATAAGGGCTCGAAATCTCTGCCAATTTCGAACCCGAGAGTGCTGGTTTTGGTTGAGAAAGGTGGGGATATTGGTATAGTCGAGGAGTATGTTGGTGGAGATGGGGATGACAGGTGTTATTGGACGAATTCAGTTATGGAGGTCGTTGTTAGCGACGGGGCTAAGGTCTGCCACTCGTACATCCAAACACAGTCATTAGGTGCTGCACATGTTAAGTGGACTTCAGTTTGCCAGGTAGGTAGTTTTTGCATCTACTTCTTGAGCTTTATCTTACTTGATTGCGAATTGCTGTACATTTTGTTACTTCCAATGCTTTGTTTGTTCGCATTCTCATGTGGAAACTGCCGAATGGCCTCCTTCTGAGTGATACTGATTAGGAAGAAAATGAATGAATCAGAAATGGTAGAAGATGTTATTACTTGAATTCTATCTCTAGCAGCAAGTGAATAGTGTAGAACTGTAGATGTAAATCATGTTAATTTCATTGCATGATAAAGAGGGGGAACATTATCTTATTTTAGAAATTAGCATGCCTACACTAGGATTTCGAATTTCTTAGCCACTCTTAGTCTCCAATCATTCAATTTACCTAAATTTCCAGTGTTGTGAAAATCGCGCTTGGGGCGGTCAGGGCGCGGCTGTAGTCGCCCCAGCCACCCTGGGCCAAACGATATTCATGGGGCGAGACTGGGGCGGGTTGGGGCGGCTGAAGCGCAAGCGGGGCGATGGTGGGGCGTCGGCTGTTTCATGCTTAGAATTCCGGCGTATTTAATAAAGAGGGAAGAAGGGATGAGTAAGATGAAGGGATCACTCATATTTTAACGTTACAATTTAAGCACAGctttttaagtgtcttaagtaATCAATTAGTGGCAGTGCTGCAACTTTTTAAgtctactaaataaataaaataagtcatCTCTCTGTTTCTCTCTTGAAGAAAGCATTTACTACACTCTTCCTTATAGGTGCCTACTggtaatattatatatttatttatagtactatGCTTCTAGGAAATTTCGAACATGTATTTCTCTCTTAGTTAGAGCATCCGTAATgcgtctcttatccgtctcggTCACGTCTCGGTGAGCGGCTCGTCCTGGAGGGACGgctggcgagacagctcgccacgcTCCAGCGCCACGAGGTGAGCTCCGGTTCGTcagtgacgcccactcgccggcccgcgagtgggcgtcgtttttatccgaaagatgttttttttgtttattttttaaaaattcaggaaaaattaaattttttttaaaaatctgaaaaaatatactagccgtttatagccgttttttgcaaatttttaatttttttaagcccACAATCACttcaataaatatcaaatcattcccacaaattaatccactataaaaaaaatctctattctcactcaaacactctacattcttcatctcaaaacattattcttctcccaaatttaattcattcatggatcCGTTTGAACAAATGTGtcgaataaaaaaatcaaacacccTGAATTTTCAAGTATCGTTGGAATCCACATACTAaaagttcgtcggagctctctcccaaattcgaaataaaatctttCACCTCCCCAAGTCTATCGCTGCGAATTTTTGTTGCCTTGAGCTTTAATCCCACGGAATAAGACGTCGCAACTGATGATATCTTCTTAtgcttctttgagttttgagattttgaatttagagagggtgagcggaagattttaaattatgcattttttattttttttaggattttattaatgtggttttttatttttttagaattttaagttgtaattttattttatttaatgaagtgtgtttttattaattgaatttgttggaaataaaaataaaaaatgaaattgaatgaatagttaagggatgagatggttaagagattgttaagagatggagggttgcaggtgttgtctcttagttaagagatggggtgaaaagtacagtaggacccatgaatagttaagagatgagacggttaagagacggataagagacagcgttgcggatggccttaagGCCTAAAGACACATACTGTTACACTATACACTTATACTACTAAgaaatttatacaaaaaatcaGTTGCATGCACTACAAATTAGTATAAGAAACAGCAAATACCTATATaactatatattaaaaataatgcaGTGGTACTAATTCTATTTTTTAAGTATCGGTcgccccgattcgtgggtctCTCGCCCCGTCGCTCCGTTGCCCCGCGCCCCAGATTTTATAGAATCGCCCCAGAGCGCCCCACGCCCCTAACAACACTGCCCTTTTCTCgaaaagaaaataatagaaTCCCTTATTTTGTCAAAATAGTTGAAAAGGGAAGAAAATCTTAGTATCTGATTCCTCTTTTTAGTTATTGATGATGGTGATAATTTTTGTATGCATAGGACAGATGCTTGTTATCTTGAAGATAGAACCTTTCaagattttcttttgtttccaCTACAAATTTGCTAGGCAAGCATACTCAGGGAATTACTCATAATATTTTTCTTACTTCTTAGACTAATGTTGTGGGCAGTTGAGGACAGACAATTGACAAATGACGCACTGTTAACTTTAACAGCTATCATATAAGTGTCATTTCCTCAAGATTTGTATGCTACACTGTTCACTTTTTAGAAGTTTGGAAATTTTTATGCAAACGTAAGTGTGTCACTGTGTCTAAAtacaaattaatgaaattatataATAGCTTCAAGTATGGACTTGGGAGTTGGGAAATCACTGAAATTATTTTCTATTGCAGTTTCAAAAGTTTGCCATTTGAAATCATTCTTCATTTTATAAGCTGCCACATATCATCCATTCCTCATATAGGGTATGAAGTTGCTTATCCTGCATGTATCATTGATGATAGGCCTGGGCTATCCTGCTTAAGATTTGTTAGTGAACTTCCAATTACTAAACTCTTAAATCATTAATTAGTCCTATTATATCGTGTTGATTAATATTACCCAATGAACGAAAGCAAAAAGACAAAAGTATAAAAGAAGAAGATAAGCCTAAGGAAATCTTTCAACTGATGACTTCTAGAGATTAGCAGGATAATACAGTAAAATGGAAGAGAATTTCTTTCAATGGCTTATCAGCATGCTAAATAAGTGATGCAAGGATTAGTGACTTTGTATTTTCCTGTAAAAACATCTTGGTTAAAATTTCTTAGTTATGCATGGAAATTAAATGAAATGTTTTATCCATCTTTTTAGTTTGGCATCCTTTGGAggtggaataaaataaaaatatttttatactaaaCTCATATGCCAAGATTATGTAAATGAACATTCTCTTGTGCTTCTTGGAATTTGGTGAAAAGAGGTGACAGAGAACTATCACAAATCATTTACTTAATAGTGTTTCTAAAATGTAAAATCGAATGCTCCCTCCATCGTGGCCTAAGTAAGaccatttcctttttagtcgcaacctaagtgagacgtttccttttttggcaataattaactcactttctctctcttactttatcctcttATCTCCCATACTTTATCCTCTCTTTCTATTTCTTACTCTTTCCTCTCTCCTGCTTTACTATTTACAATTTCATtcactaaacaccactacctaAATTCGTGTGCCAAAATAGAAACTTCTCACTTAGGCTGGGATGGAGGGATTGTGAAATTTTCAAGAATAATGTTTATAATCAGCAGAAGTGTACCTTGTGTAGTCACAACAAGAAATGTGTGTTTTGTACATAAGTTGCTTTAAGAAGCTTTTACGATGCCCATGTACTGGTATATCATACATGCTGCCAGCCTTAGTCATTGCCTGTTAAAAATTCCCAACTAGAGCATTTTTGTCATCTTGAAGTAGATATTTAATCaagtaataattattgttatgcAGCTAGTAGAGTTGCTTGATATAGTCATCCATAACTGTTCAGTTGCTCCTTTCTGGTTGGGTTCACTTTTCAAGCTTGGTGAATGCAGGGATCTAAAAGTGTCTATGAGCTAATTGAAGTCAGCACTGGTGGAAGACTGAGCCGGCACAATGTCCATGTGCAGCAAGAAGGGCCAGATACTGTAACAGAATTATCATCATTTCACTTGTCAATCGATGATCAGCTGCAAGACTTGCATAGTAAGCTTGTCTTGGACCATCCACGAGGTTTCTCACGGCAACTTCACAAGGTTATTGTAGCACATTCGCTAGGACAGGCTGTTTTTGATGGAAATGTTCAAGTCAACAGGTATTGGAGTTTCCTCTCGATCCTTTAAGTTACTAGCACATCATCATGACAGCCCCCCTAAAATAATCAAGCATATCATTAAATCAGTTCCTTAATTGAGGTGATGCGATGATGATTTATAATAGTATTATGTTAAACGCTTTTAATGTTGACTTATTGTGATTTCTGGTGCACATGGAGAAGAAAACAATTCATGGAATTTTGTTTCCTGATAAACTTAATCAATTTTCCATAAAAATTCTACTTTCGGTCCTGGtatgataaattaaattttagtcgTGAGAATACATTTTGCACGAACAGG
Encoded here:
- the LOC121753760 gene encoding protein ABCI7, chloroplastic-like, which gives rise to MSISALNSYLPKPCPPPRPCSRPPRATSTKLFSQPPTLATLSDPHVLRLAETLEDSIASSSSSPPPPLQKLRDISSQSLLTTPWPSRKDEPFRFTDTSFIRNSQIHPVTLAPTQNLDALSGFADSISPNIAIIDGYLVESLSNLSELPDGVFVGRLSDLNSKGLMEKVSKYVSNFQGDLFWSLNGVGAPDVVLVYVPEGCKVEKPLHLRFFSMNRSYKGSKSLPISNPRVLVLVEKGGDIGIVEEYVGGDGDDRCYWTNSVMEVVVSDGAKVCHSYIQTQSLGAAHVKWTSVCQGSKSVYELIEVSTGGRLSRHNVHVQQEGPDTVTELSSFHLSIDDQLQDLHSKLVLDHPRGFSRQLHKVIVAHSLGQAVFDGNVQVNREAQQTDAGQLSRSLLLEPRATVNVKPNLQIIADDVKCSHGAAISDLEEDQLFYFQARGIDKSAARKALIFSFAAEVIEQFPDATLQKEVENLITTLLTPALPSR